The following coding sequences lie in one Niabella agricola genomic window:
- a CDS encoding RagB/SusD family nutrient uptake outer membrane protein: protein MKKLIQIIAVLLVFASLSGCKKGYLDKTPDGDLTLDQIFTNSGFTEQFLTNIYSQLPQELRMVDNPGSGLPNNPFNGASDDMEMSYEGNFATNMNLGNWNPVTYTLDFWSNCYYAIRKANLFLENIDKLAPSDLAPVTKINRWKGEAIFLRAFYHFLLIRVYGPVPIIDRTYNLNEDFTTVKRQPIDQCVNFIVSECDKSAGLLEPKVSSTSDYGRPSKAAALALKARTLLYMASPLWNGNPDYASFKDKEGTRLFPDFDGGRWQVAANAAKQCIDEATAAGYGLYRAADNNPVKNYQELFYMNFNNEVFFTCNDPDYQNIDAYSEPRGMTGANWPLQSPTQDLVDDYEMANGIRPITGYNADMTPIIDPLSGYTENAQAATETDYYYAGTRTMYVNREPRFYATINFTGAKYKTGTPQLRKTPLQFWKLGLDGRTNVSTDFYSKTGYLLKKLTHPAFVMSPKSDPKRTWIFFRLGEQYLNYAEALNEAQGPIADVYKYVNLIRERAGLPGLTAGLSKDAMREAIRHERRIELAFETHRYFDCHRWKIAEVTDNRNIYGLNVNGLTSESPIVPYTIASDAFYKRTVIEKRIFDKKHYLWPIQQRDIDKNHNLVQNPFW, encoded by the coding sequence ATGAAAAAGTTGATACAAATAATAGCTGTATTGCTGGTGTTCGCGTCCCTGTCCGGCTGCAAAAAAGGGTACCTGGATAAAACTCCGGATGGCGACCTTACACTGGATCAGATCTTTACCAATTCCGGGTTTACCGAACAGTTCCTTACCAATATTTATTCACAGCTGCCGCAAGAACTGCGTATGGTAGACAACCCGGGTTCTGGATTACCCAATAATCCCTTCAATGGGGCATCCGATGATATGGAGATGAGTTACGAAGGCAATTTCGCCACCAATATGAACCTGGGGAACTGGAACCCCGTGACCTATACCTTGGATTTCTGGTCGAATTGTTATTATGCGATCCGGAAAGCTAATCTGTTCCTGGAGAATATTGATAAACTCGCGCCTTCCGACCTGGCACCGGTTACAAAGATCAACCGCTGGAAAGGCGAGGCGATTTTTTTACGGGCCTTTTATCATTTCCTGCTGATCCGGGTGTATGGCCCGGTACCCATCATTGATCGCACCTATAACCTGAATGAGGATTTTACCACGGTAAAAAGACAGCCCATCGATCAGTGTGTAAATTTTATTGTATCGGAATGTGATAAATCGGCAGGATTGCTGGAGCCCAAGGTTAGTTCCACCAGTGATTACGGACGCCCTTCCAAAGCAGCTGCATTGGCGCTCAAGGCCCGTACATTGTTGTATATGGCCAGCCCGTTGTGGAATGGCAACCCGGATTATGCCAGCTTTAAAGACAAGGAAGGTACGCGCTTGTTTCCCGACTTTGACGGCGGGCGTTGGCAGGTGGCGGCCAACGCTGCAAAACAGTGCATTGATGAAGCAACTGCTGCCGGCTACGGCCTGTACCGTGCCGCGGATAACAACCCGGTAAAAAATTACCAGGAGCTTTTTTATATGAACTTCAACAACGAGGTGTTTTTTACCTGTAATGATCCGGACTATCAGAATATCGACGCCTACAGTGAGCCCAGGGGCATGACGGGTGCCAACTGGCCGTTGCAGTCACCTACACAGGACCTGGTGGATGATTATGAAATGGCCAACGGCATCCGGCCGATCACCGGCTATAATGCAGACATGACGCCCATCATCGATCCACTGTCGGGGTATACCGAAAATGCACAGGCTGCAACGGAAACGGATTATTATTATGCGGGCACCCGTACTATGTATGTGAACCGCGAGCCGCGCTTTTATGCCACCATCAATTTTACCGGGGCAAAATATAAAACAGGGACGCCGCAGCTGCGTAAAACACCCTTGCAATTCTGGAAGCTGGGGCTGGATGGGCGCACAAATGTAAGCACTGATTTTTACAGTAAAACAGGGTACCTGCTGAAAAAACTAACCCACCCGGCATTTGTAATGTCGCCAAAATCAGATCCCAAACGCACCTGGATCTTTTTCCGGCTGGGCGAACAATATCTCAACTACGCGGAGGCATTAAATGAAGCGCAGGGGCCCATTGCCGATGTATACAAATATGTGAATCTGATCCGTGAACGCGCAGGACTGCCGGGCCTTACAGCCGGTCTTTCAAAAGATGCCATGCGGGAAGCCATCCGGCATGAGCGGCGTATAGAACTGGCATTTGAAACCCACCGCTATTTTGATTGCCACCGCTGGAAGATTGCAGAAGTTACAGATAACCGGAATATATACGGCTTAAATGTAAATGGGTTAACCAGCGAAAGTCCTATTGTGCCGTATACGATCGCCAGTGACGCTTTTTATAAACGTACGGTGATTGAGAAACGGATTTTTGATAAAAAACATTACCTGTGGCCGATACAGCAGCGGGATATCGATAAAAATCACAACCTGGTACAGAATCCGTTTTGGTAA
- a CDS encoding glycoside hydrolase family 172 protein, which produces MSMYCNDFSNVSKALFKVVLLGWLLSYSGTVQAQQLYELPAAGTESRWISFENIRGEKGSAATENKGAKGHSSEWIAPGASKVLMDYSGAGIIHRIWMTVIDRSPAALRSIRIEMYWDDAAKPAVSAPLGDFFGISLGLKTTFQSAAFSDPEGRSFNCYIPMPFKKHAKIVFINESNVKQLLFYDINFSALKRPVLQAGYFHAYWSTNNGSKLGDDFAILPQIHGKGRFLGTNIGIVTDKVYGSTWFGEGEVKIYLDGDQQYPTLAGTGTEDYIGSAWNLGPFSNLYQGAPIVDKVKGRFSFYRYHIPDPVFFNSSCKVTIQQMGGGGRDSIRAIIKAGGRARPVSVMTSTGLIKILEQRNYPDLFDERFPKDEWVNFYRVDDYAATAYFYLDRPENELPPLPPVAERIRGL; this is translated from the coding sequence ATGAGCATGTATTGTAACGATTTCAGCAACGTAAGTAAGGCATTGTTTAAGGTGGTTTTATTAGGGTGGTTATTGAGCTATAGCGGAACCGTGCAGGCGCAGCAATTATATGAGCTGCCGGCTGCGGGTACGGAATCGCGGTGGATCAGTTTCGAGAACATCCGTGGAGAAAAAGGCAGCGCAGCAACAGAGAACAAAGGTGCGAAAGGCCATTCTTCCGAGTGGATTGCGCCGGGTGCCAGCAAAGTGCTGATGGATTATTCCGGCGCGGGCATTATTCACCGGATCTGGATGACGGTCATCGACCGGAGCCCGGCAGCGTTGCGTTCCATCCGTATTGAAATGTACTGGGACGATGCGGCAAAACCCGCCGTATCTGCACCGCTGGGCGATTTCTTCGGGATCAGTCTTGGTTTGAAAACAACCTTTCAGAGTGCTGCTTTTTCAGATCCGGAAGGACGGTCGTTTAATTGTTATATTCCCATGCCGTTTAAAAAGCATGCGAAGATCGTTTTCATCAACGAGTCGAACGTGAAGCAGTTGCTTTTTTACGACATTAATTTCTCTGCGCTGAAACGGCCGGTGTTGCAAGCCGGGTATTTCCATGCATACTGGAGTACCAACAATGGCTCAAAGCTTGGGGACGATTTTGCAATTCTTCCGCAGATACACGGAAAGGGCCGCTTTCTGGGTACCAATATCGGCATTGTAACAGATAAAGTGTATGGCAGTACCTGGTTTGGCGAAGGGGAAGTAAAAATATACCTGGATGGAGATCAGCAATATCCCACCCTGGCAGGAACGGGTACAGAGGATTATATCGGCTCTGCATGGAACCTGGGACCCTTCTCAAATTTATACCAGGGGGCGCCCATTGTGGATAAGGTAAAGGGCCGCTTTTCATTTTACCGGTATCATATTCCCGACCCGGTTTTTTTTAACAGCAGCTGTAAGGTTACCATCCAGCAAATGGGCGGCGGTGGAAGGGATTCCATACGGGCCATCATTAAAGCAGGCGGGCGTGCCCGCCCGGTGTCGGTAATGACTTCCACGGGGCTGATCAAAATTCTGGAGCAGCGGAATTATCCGGACTTGTTTGATGAACGCTTCCCGAAAGATGAATGGGTGAATTTTTACCGGGTAGACGATTATGCGGCCACAGCTTATTTTTACCTTGACCGACCCGAAAATGAATTGCCGCCGCTGCCGCCGGTAGCCGAACGGATAAGGGGATTGTAA
- a CDS encoding SusC/RagA family TonB-linked outer membrane protein, translated as MQCNIKRITSRYRMLFLCAGLVAFFNVAGQERVVSLKGVVTNEKNEPLSGATVASKSGRHSVATGANGSFFIEVQGGADSLVVSYLGYQTRVLPATDDVARNIRLVPDAEGQQLNDVVVVGFGTQKKINLTGAVSQISGRELQNRPIANLGQALQGKVANLNVTTTGDPGGPGTNASFNIRGNTSLSGGGPLFVVDGIPVADINDINAQDIESVSVLKDAASSAIYGARAPYGVILVTTKRGKKGEQVHVGMNSMVAQSTYTRLPRLANSLQFAYALNDASVNSGQGILFSDEIIKKIQDNINRPGTWPVSTPDPANPNRYTYASPLNTDNVDWYREYFKPWSLSHKHDLNISGGSDNTTYYVGVGYYDQGGQLRYADEKFKRYNITGNIRTEPTKWLRLGLITRFSRRYTDLPHPYANQLGNWIHMASTRWPNWALRNPDGQFSTASNVEFLTSGGRDTRYLNDLSLTGSIEAEPVKNWKINLDYSYNNQATQYQEHSAYVYSWNVDGTRYNIGPSVNSVAEGGVADNYNTLNLYSSWFKNLGAHHFKILAGTQVQTFRGFDVSGSRSDLITDKIPAIRTATGIQNAFDLLGQYATVGTFGRLNYDYRETYMIELNGRYDGSSRFSEGHRFGFFPSVSAGYNLAREKYWGNLKHVINEFKIRAGYGSLGNQNVPNYQYLALIPIGTNLGYILNGERPGFINPPGLISPDLTWETSRTLDVGLDAAFLKNRLTLNFSMYTRTTLNMLGPASVLPATLGAAVPYQNNADMRTRGFDLTLGWKDRIGEDFAYNIGILLSDYRSRIVNYYNPSKLLSGYYPGAVVGDIWGYETAGIIQTEQDLANMPNQSYLFGQWNKGDVLYTDLNGDHKIDIGDNTLDKHGDLKVIGNNTPRYSYSVNLGASWKQLDLSLFLQGVGKRDLWLGGAPGNNSGSLFWGFVPNFGNNIYATTLDYWTPERTGAYWPRPYTSSEAAKNHQVQTRYLQNGAYMRVKNVQLGYDFSKLLRLKGMARVRLYFSGENILTFSRINKNYDPEVVNGGWGTGKIYPLLKTYSLGANINF; from the coding sequence ATGCAATGTAATATTAAACGAATCACTTCCCGGTACCGGATGCTGTTCCTGTGTGCGGGGCTGGTCGCATTTTTTAATGTTGCAGGCCAGGAAAGGGTTGTTTCGCTAAAGGGAGTGGTTACGAATGAAAAGAACGAGCCATTGTCCGGAGCAACCGTTGCTTCAAAGAGCGGCAGGCATTCGGTTGCCACCGGTGCAAACGGCAGTTTTTTCATTGAAGTACAAGGCGGCGCCGATTCATTGGTGGTTTCATACCTGGGGTACCAAACCCGGGTGTTGCCGGCAACGGATGATGTGGCCCGTAACATTCGCCTGGTACCCGATGCGGAAGGCCAGCAATTGAATGATGTAGTGGTGGTGGGATTCGGAACACAGAAGAAAATCAATCTCACGGGCGCGGTGTCGCAGATCAGTGGGAGGGAACTTCAGAACCGTCCCATTGCCAACCTGGGTCAGGCCCTGCAGGGAAAAGTGGCCAACCTCAATGTAACCACCACGGGTGATCCCGGCGGGCCCGGAACCAATGCTTCGTTCAACATCCGTGGCAATACTTCGTTATCCGGCGGCGGACCGCTGTTTGTTGTAGACGGTATTCCGGTGGCGGATATCAATGATATCAATGCGCAGGATATTGAGTCCGTTTCGGTGTTGAAAGATGCGGCTTCTTCCGCAATCTATGGCGCGCGGGCACCTTACGGGGTAATACTGGTAACTACAAAGCGGGGGAAGAAAGGGGAACAGGTGCATGTGGGAATGAATTCCATGGTGGCACAAAGCACCTATACGCGCCTGCCGCGGCTGGCTAATTCCCTGCAATTTGCCTATGCGCTGAATGATGCTTCGGTAAACAGCGGACAGGGGATCCTCTTCTCCGATGAGATCATTAAAAAGATACAGGATAATATCAACCGGCCGGGCACCTGGCCAGTAAGTACGCCGGACCCGGCCAACCCGAACCGGTATACCTATGCCTCTCCGCTGAATACCGATAACGTGGATTGGTACCGGGAGTATTTTAAACCCTGGTCCCTGAGTCATAAACACGACCTGAACATCAGTGGCGGATCGGATAACACAACCTACTATGTTGGTGTGGGGTATTATGATCAGGGCGGGCAATTGCGCTATGCCGATGAAAAATTTAAACGGTATAATATCACGGGTAATATCCGCACCGAGCCTACAAAATGGTTGCGGCTGGGATTGATCACACGGTTCTCCCGCCGGTATACCGATCTGCCCCATCCTTATGCTAATCAGCTGGGGAACTGGATCCATATGGCATCCACCCGCTGGCCCAACTGGGCATTGCGGAACCCGGACGGGCAGTTTAGCACGGCATCAAATGTCGAGTTCCTCACCAGCGGCGGCCGGGATACCCGCTACCTCAATGATCTTTCATTAACGGGTTCTATTGAAGCCGAGCCGGTAAAGAACTGGAAGATCAACCTGGATTATTCGTATAATAACCAGGCCACCCAATACCAGGAGCATAGCGCCTATGTGTACTCCTGGAATGTGGATGGTACGCGGTACAATATCGGCCCTTCGGTAAATTCAGTAGCAGAAGGAGGCGTGGCCGATAATTACAATACGCTCAACCTGTATTCTTCCTGGTTTAAAAATTTAGGGGCACACCATTTTAAGATCCTTGCCGGTACTCAGGTCCAAACATTCAGAGGGTTTGATGTGAGCGGCAGCCGTTCGGATCTGATCACGGATAAGATCCCTGCCATCAGAACTGCAACCGGTATACAAAATGCGTTTGACCTGCTGGGCCAGTATGCAACAGTGGGTACATTCGGACGGCTTAATTATGATTACCGGGAAACCTACATGATTGAATTGAACGGCCGTTATGACGGGTCTTCGAGATTTAGTGAAGGCCACCGCTTTGGATTTTTCCCTTCTGTTTCTGCAGGCTATAATCTTGCCCGTGAAAAATATTGGGGCAATCTTAAGCATGTGATCAACGAATTCAAGATCCGCGCCGGTTATGGTTCGCTGGGTAACCAGAATGTACCCAATTATCAATACCTCGCGCTCATTCCCATTGGTACCAACCTGGGATATATTTTAAACGGCGAGCGCCCGGGTTTTATCAACCCGCCGGGATTGATCAGTCCGGATCTTACCTGGGAAACTTCACGCACACTGGATGTAGGGCTGGATGCAGCGTTCCTTAAGAACCGCCTTACCCTGAATTTCAGCATGTACACCCGTACCACTTTAAATATGCTGGGTCCGGCATCGGTATTGCCGGCTACGTTAGGGGCAGCCGTTCCCTATCAGAATAATGCGGATATGCGCACGCGCGGATTTGACCTCACGCTGGGATGGAAGGACCGGATCGGTGAAGATTTTGCTTATAATATCGGCATACTGCTGTCCGATTACCGATCCCGCATTGTCAACTATTATAACCCCAGTAAGCTGCTGTCCGGTTACTATCCTGGTGCAGTGGTTGGCGATATATGGGGGTATGAAACCGCTGGTATTATTCAAACAGAACAGGACCTGGCCAATATGCCCAATCAGTCGTATCTGTTTGGCCAGTGGAACAAAGGCGATGTGCTGTATACAGATCTGAACGGGGATCATAAGATTGATATCGGCGACAATACGCTGGATAAACATGGGGATCTGAAGGTGATTGGCAACAATACGCCGCGTTATAGTTACAGTGTAAACCTTGGTGCTAGCTGGAAGCAATTGGATCTGTCGCTGTTCCTGCAGGGCGTAGGTAAACGCGATCTCTGGCTGGGCGGTGCACCCGGTAATAATTCCGGAAGTCTTTTCTGGGGCTTTGTTCCCAACTTCGGTAATAATATTTATGCAACCACATTGGATTACTGGACGCCCGAGCGAACCGGTGCTTACTGGCCCAGGCCCTATACCTCTTCTGAAGCAGCCAAGAACCACCAGGTACAAACCCGTTACCTGCAGAACGGTGCTTATATGCGTGTGAAAAATGTACAATTGGGGTATGACTTTTCAAAGCTGCTCCGGCTGAAGGGAATGGCGCGGGTACGGTTGTACTTCAGCGGAGAGAATATTCTTACGTTTTCGCGTATCAACAAAAATTATGACCCGGAAGTGGTGAACGGCGGATGGGGAACGGGGAAGATTTACCCGTTACTAAAGACGTATTCTCTGGGGGCAAATATCAATTTTTAA
- a CDS encoding RagB/SusD family nutrient uptake outer membrane protein: protein MNVYRRFYYGVVAGILLWSSCSKILDKPPLDQIPDTELSFTATEMKLYSNQFYPAFPGWFPNAYTGGIFWLDNASDNLVHGNYNYSAQLSGTGTVPPSGGGWDWGNIRAVNYFLANYHKSADDPAQTNTYVGEMYFWRAWFYFSMLKQFGDLPWYNQPLTTADMEALQAPRLKRNIIADSILKDLDKAVQLLAAPGKAEPLRINRGAALAFQSRVALYEGAWEKYHAGTSFGVSGADYNKYFRKAADAALTLMIAGYYSITSITDDPQFGYWRLFNQKDLSNNTEMILWKKFDKALGLTHFGQNMMAYGGGNTGLSKPLVDAYLCTDGKPISISTRYQGDQTIGQQVRQRDPRLAQTILLPGYPRIIANGDTTGRFLLPDINLLGDGRCTTGFEIFKGIAPDDADGTGSVTASIIFRYAEVLLNYAEAKAELGEGSQEVLDKTINVLRDRVQLPHLTVGVGFTDPQWEFTNITPLLNEIRRERRVELALEGYRFDDLMRWSAAHLIKRPLYGARYQQFAGKPFDPPLNNIPVADNGYIFPLKNTPAANGWQFNPNRDYLQPLPSNELVLNKNLKQNPGWQ from the coding sequence ATGAATGTGTACAGGCGTTTTTATTACGGGGTTGTTGCCGGCATACTGCTGTGGAGTTCCTGCAGTAAGATACTGGACAAACCGCCGCTGGACCAGATACCGGATACCGAACTGAGTTTTACGGCCACTGAAATGAAATTGTATTCGAACCAGTTTTACCCGGCATTTCCGGGATGGTTTCCCAACGCCTATACCGGTGGTATTTTCTGGCTGGATAATGCATCTGATAACCTGGTACATGGCAATTACAATTACAGTGCGCAGTTGTCTGGTACCGGTACCGTGCCTCCGTCGGGTGGAGGCTGGGATTGGGGAAATATCCGTGCAGTCAATTATTTTCTGGCCAACTATCACAAGTCGGCCGACGATCCGGCGCAAACCAATACCTATGTGGGGGAAATGTATTTCTGGCGGGCATGGTTTTATTTTAGTATGCTGAAGCAGTTCGGAGATCTTCCCTGGTACAACCAACCATTGACCACGGCCGATATGGAAGCCCTGCAGGCGCCCCGGTTAAAGCGGAATATCATTGCAGACTCCATTTTGAAAGATCTCGATAAAGCAGTACAATTGCTGGCGGCACCCGGAAAAGCAGAACCCCTACGGATCAATCGCGGCGCGGCACTGGCCTTTCAATCGCGGGTAGCCCTCTATGAAGGAGCGTGGGAAAAATATCACGCTGGCACCAGCTTTGGTGTAAGCGGAGCCGACTATAACAAATATTTCAGGAAGGCCGCAGACGCCGCATTAACGCTGATGATTGCAGGCTATTACAGCATCACTTCCATTACCGATGATCCGCAGTTTGGGTACTGGCGTCTCTTTAATCAGAAGGATCTTTCTAATAACACGGAAATGATCCTGTGGAAGAAATTTGACAAGGCGCTTGGTCTTACGCATTTCGGACAGAACATGATGGCTTATGGCGGGGGAAATACGGGATTATCAAAACCGCTGGTAGATGCATATTTATGTACGGATGGCAAACCCATATCCATCAGCACCCGCTACCAGGGCGATCAAACCATCGGGCAGCAGGTGCGCCAGCGGGATCCGAGGCTGGCACAAACGATATTGCTGCCCGGATATCCCCGGATTATTGCTAACGGAGATACAACAGGAAGATTCCTACTCCCGGATATCAACCTGTTGGGCGACGGGCGCTGTACCACCGGTTTTGAGATCTTTAAAGGGATTGCACCGGATGATGCGGATGGTACCGGAAGCGTTACGGCCAGTATTATATTCCGGTATGCAGAAGTGTTGCTGAATTACGCAGAGGCTAAGGCAGAACTGGGCGAAGGTAGCCAGGAGGTACTGGACAAAACCATTAATGTATTAAGAGACCGCGTACAGCTTCCGCATTTAACCGTAGGTGTAGGCTTTACAGATCCTCAATGGGAATTTACCAACATTACGCCCCTGCTGAATGAAATAAGGCGCGAGCGAAGGGTAGAGCTGGCGTTGGAAGGATACCGCTTTGATGACCTGATGCGCTGGAGTGCGGCACACCTCATCAAACGCCCCTTGTACGGTGCCAGATACCAGCAGTTTGCAGGCAAGCCGTTTGATCCGCCTTTAAACAATATTCCGGTTGCTGATAATGGATATATATTTCCGTTAAAGAATACCCCGGCTGCTAATGGCTGGCAGTTCAATCCCAACCGCGATTACCTGCAGCCATTACCTTCCAATGAGCTGGTGCTGAATAAAAACCTGAAACAAAACCCCGGTTGGCAATAA
- a CDS encoding sodium:solute symporter family transporter — MRIWNHLDIWIVIGYLLLMLGIGFWHRRFANKSMDNFFLGGRKIPGWLNGVSYTAALVSPDAATGYGGLAVATGGFICWWYLSRFGLALFLGGVLFAFFWRRLNLFTSLEFYDLRFPKRAAGIMRLWIALRTSLIAMPAWTGITLLAAYKIMGPAFDLTKFETLCLVVPVSLLFVFSSGYKGVVISNFIQMLIFLAGTLLLLFLTLQHFGGATAMVQTIQHAFGPKSAEILGSIPPEKQEVFPLAAAFGWLIGQSIGYGGDAAPMGGAMEGQRILSTRTPSEALTMYVVAAISMFVLLLLVTLPSISAAVLWPELRQTGADRELVYGRLMKMLLPSGAMGLMVAAMLAATMSTVGDNLNFGSQILVSDIYRRWFVPRRSEKHYLFIGKISMLVILAVSIAVVYNVRIITDVAIFMLSLSAAELPANWAQWWWWRFNGPARIAASFGGATIFCIVVLGPRLLMYLGVGGAERLVVAWYWQTLLVMGLTTLLWIVVALLTRPDPQPLLQDFYKRARPLGFWKPFRNNAEPGVYRPLRPILKGIFIAIIGTVSVSLFILGLTHAWFARYGIGLLTLLVAIVLFIVFRKMASRYLTELEISTGDRKTDTVHYHEQS, encoded by the coding sequence ATGAGGATTTGGAATCACCTGGATATTTGGATTGTGATCGGGTACCTGCTGTTAATGCTCGGAATCGGTTTCTGGCACCGGCGCTTTGCCAATAAGAGTATGGATAATTTTTTCCTGGGTGGACGAAAGATCCCGGGATGGCTGAATGGCGTTTCCTATACGGCAGCACTGGTGAGCCCGGATGCCGCCACCGGTTACGGCGGTTTGGCTGTGGCTACCGGGGGCTTTATCTGCTGGTGGTACTTAAGCCGTTTTGGGCTGGCATTGTTCCTGGGCGGCGTGCTCTTTGCCTTTTTCTGGAGGCGGCTCAACCTGTTTACATCGCTTGAGTTCTATGATCTGCGGTTCCCCAAAAGGGCTGCCGGTATCATGCGGTTATGGATTGCCCTGCGTACCTCCCTCATTGCAATGCCCGCCTGGACCGGCATTACGTTGCTGGCTGCTTATAAAATAATGGGACCGGCCTTTGATCTTACAAAGTTTGAAACACTTTGCCTGGTGGTGCCTGTATCCCTGCTGTTTGTATTTTCATCCGGGTACAAAGGCGTGGTGATCTCCAATTTTATCCAGATGCTGATCTTCCTGGCGGGTACCCTGCTGCTGTTGTTCCTGACCCTGCAACATTTTGGCGGAGCAACCGCCATGGTGCAGACGATCCAACATGCTTTCGGTCCGAAGAGTGCAGAAATCTTGGGAAGCATACCGCCTGAAAAGCAGGAAGTGTTTCCGCTGGCCGCAGCTTTTGGCTGGCTCATCGGGCAGAGCATCGGCTACGGCGGGGATGCTGCACCGATGGGCGGTGCCATGGAAGGGCAACGCATTCTTTCTACGCGTACACCATCAGAAGCACTGACGATGTATGTAGTGGCGGCCATCTCCATGTTTGTATTGTTACTGCTGGTAACCCTACCCAGTATCAGCGCCGCCGTGTTGTGGCCGGAGCTGCGGCAAACGGGGGCCGACAGGGAGCTGGTATACGGCAGGCTTATGAAGATGTTGTTGCCATCCGGTGCTATGGGGCTAATGGTGGCGGCGATGCTGGCGGCAACGATGTCAACCGTGGGGGACAACCTCAACTTCGGCAGCCAGATACTGGTAAGTGATATCTACCGCCGCTGGTTTGTTCCCCGGCGTTCTGAAAAGCATTACCTGTTTATTGGCAAGATCTCCATGCTGGTTATACTTGCCGTTTCCATTGCGGTTGTGTACAACGTACGCATCATTACGGATGTGGCCATTTTTATGCTGTCTTTAAGTGCGGCTGAACTGCCGGCCAACTGGGCGCAATGGTGGTGGTGGCGGTTTAACGGCCCGGCAAGGATTGCTGCATCCTTCGGAGGTGCGACCATATTCTGTATCGTAGTACTGGGCCCGCGCTTGCTGATGTACCTGGGAGTGGGCGGCGCAGAACGCCTGGTGGTTGCCTGGTACTGGCAAACCCTGCTGGTAATGGGGCTTACCACACTGCTCTGGATCGTTGTGGCATTACTTACCAGGCCCGATCCGCAGCCTCTGTTACAGGATTTTTATAAGCGCGCACGGCCACTGGGTTTTTGGAAACCCTTCCGGAATAACGCGGAACCCGGTGTGTACAGGCCGCTGCGTCCCATTCTGAAGGGGATCTTTATTGCCATCATTGGAACGGTATCTGTTTCATTATTCATACTCGGCCTTACCCATGCCTGGTTTGCGCGGTATGGTATCGGTTTGCTTACACTGCTGGTAGCCATAGTGCTTTTTATCGTCTTTCGCAAAATGGCTTCCCGCTACCTCACCGAACTGGAAATAAGTACGGGTGATCGTAAAACCGATACGGTCCATTATCACGAACAATCTTAA